A part of Agromyces protaetiae genomic DNA contains:
- a CDS encoding NAD(P)H-hydrate dehydratase — protein MTGTPWQEWTAADAAAWIRRPGADDDKYRRGVLGVVTGSTEYPGAAVLGVEAAYRTGVGMVRFTGPRAVRAAVLLRRPETVVQAGRVQAWVLGSGMDPGRRTFLLQGDLQHALASGQPVVLDAGALDLVGTHSAPTVITPHVRELATLLASREVRTSVDEVRADPAAWAERAAHELGVAVLLKGARTHVCDPSGNRFVIEASTHWLATAGTGDVLAGILGALAATHGEALQTDATVLTHLAATAVHVHAAAGKLASEAVGGGPITALDVAEQVPRVIGALLARA, from the coding sequence ATGACGGGCACCCCGTGGCAGGAGTGGACCGCGGCCGATGCCGCCGCGTGGATCAGACGGCCTGGCGCTGACGACGACAAGTACCGCCGCGGCGTGCTCGGCGTCGTCACCGGTTCGACCGAGTACCCGGGCGCGGCCGTCCTCGGCGTCGAGGCCGCGTACCGCACGGGCGTCGGCATGGTGCGCTTCACGGGCCCCCGCGCGGTGCGCGCCGCCGTGCTGCTGCGCCGCCCCGAGACGGTCGTGCAGGCCGGGCGGGTGCAGGCGTGGGTCCTCGGGTCGGGCATGGACCCGGGCCGGCGCACGTTCCTGCTGCAGGGCGACCTCCAGCACGCGCTCGCGTCGGGGCAGCCCGTCGTGCTCGACGCCGGGGCCCTCGACCTCGTCGGCACCCACTCGGCTCCCACCGTGATCACCCCCCACGTGCGCGAGCTCGCGACGCTCCTCGCCTCGCGCGAGGTGCGCACGAGCGTCGACGAGGTGCGCGCCGACCCCGCCGCATGGGCGGAGCGCGCGGCGCACGAACTCGGGGTCGCCGTGCTCCTGAAGGGCGCGCGCACGCACGTGTGCGACCCGTCGGGCAACCGGTTCGTCATCGAGGCGTCCACGCACTGGCTCGCGACGGCGGGCACGGGCGATGTGCTCGCGGGCATCCTCGGCGCGCTCGCGGCGACCCACGGCGAGGCGCTCCAGACCGATGCGACCGTGCTGACGCATCTCGCGGCGACCGCCGTTCATGTGCACGCCGCGGCCGGGAAGCTCGCGAGCGAGGCGGTCGGAGGCGGCCCGATCACGGCGTTGGATGTCGCGGAGCAGGTGCCGCGCGTGATCGGCGCGCTGCTCGCGCGCGCGTAG
- a CDS encoding HAD family hydrolase: MPPTALAPISLAPRVVVFDYGEVISTTPTDDERERLAARAGFAAGSDAAGSDAAAFWTPYWAHRLGLDQGVLSIADYWRAVGRDAGVEYTDLDVHELWSIDHRSWLSVDPGTLAVLHALSEGGTRLALLSNAGADFSGWLRHGSFAPLFERVFVSGELGLVKPDAAIYEHVISELGITPAEFVFIDNRDDNVEGAIAVGGSGHVFTGAGALEAWLREEAE, translated from the coding sequence ATGCCTCCGACAGCCCTCGCCCCCATCAGCCTCGCTCCGCGTGTCGTGGTCTTCGACTACGGCGAGGTCATCTCGACGACGCCGACCGACGACGAGCGCGAGCGCCTCGCCGCGCGTGCGGGCTTCGCGGCCGGCTCCGACGCCGCGGGCTCAGACGCAGCCGCCTTCTGGACGCCGTATTGGGCGCACCGCCTCGGTCTCGACCAGGGCGTGCTGTCGATCGCCGACTACTGGCGGGCCGTCGGCCGCGACGCGGGCGTCGAGTACACAGACCTCGACGTGCACGAGCTGTGGTCGATCGACCACCGCTCGTGGCTGTCGGTCGACCCGGGCACTCTCGCGGTGCTCCACGCCCTGAGCGAAGGCGGCACGCGACTCGCGCTCCTGTCGAACGCGGGCGCCGACTTCAGCGGGTGGCTGCGCCACGGCTCGTTCGCGCCGCTCTTCGAGCGCGTGTTCGTGAGCGGCGAGCTCGGCCTCGTGAAGCCCGACGCGGCGATCTACGAGCACGTCATCTCAGAGCTCGGCATCACCCCCGCCGAGTTCGTCTTCATCGACAACCGCGACGACAACGTCGAGGGCGCGATCGCCGTCGGCGGATCGGGGCACGTCTTCACGGGCGCGGGTGCGCTCGAGGCCTGGCTTCGCGAGGAGGCGGAATGA
- a CDS encoding NADH:flavin oxidoreductase/NADH oxidase: MSALFSPISIRGLEIRNRVWVPPLCQYSVTARDGVPTDWHLVHLGSMAAGGAGLVIAEATAVNPEGRISDHDTGLWNDDQAESWARIVRFIRSQGAAAGIQLAHAGRKASVWPEPMRRPGSQPLDEGGWQTVAPSAIAFEGYREPVALDEAGILAVIDDFRRAARRAVAAGFDLVEVHAAHGYLVHQFLSPLSNVRDDRWGGSLENRARLLLEIVRAVRAEIGEQMPLFVRFSATDWTDGGWDEAQTAIVAEWAREAGADFFDISTGGLVLAQIPIGPGYQVPHAEYVGERADVPVSAVGRITTAEQAERLIASGAADAVMLGKAQMRDPHFALRAAHELGAGTSMWPVQYLRARPEVNDGEW, encoded by the coding sequence ATGAGCGCCCTGTTCTCCCCCATCTCGATCCGTGGGCTCGAGATCCGCAACCGCGTGTGGGTGCCGCCGCTGTGCCAGTACTCGGTGACCGCGCGCGACGGTGTGCCGACCGACTGGCACCTCGTGCACCTCGGCTCGATGGCCGCAGGCGGCGCAGGCCTCGTGATCGCCGAGGCGACGGCCGTGAACCCCGAGGGTCGCATCTCGGACCACGACACGGGCCTCTGGAACGACGACCAGGCCGAGTCGTGGGCCCGCATCGTGCGGTTCATCCGGTCGCAGGGCGCCGCGGCGGGGATCCAGCTCGCCCACGCGGGCCGCAAGGCGTCGGTCTGGCCCGAGCCGATGCGTCGCCCGGGCTCGCAGCCCCTCGACGAGGGCGGCTGGCAGACGGTGGCGCCGTCGGCGATCGCGTTCGAGGGCTACCGCGAGCCCGTCGCGCTCGACGAGGCCGGCATCCTCGCGGTCATCGACGACTTCCGCCGGGCTGCGCGGCGCGCGGTCGCGGCGGGCTTCGACCTCGTCGAGGTCCACGCCGCGCACGGCTACCTCGTGCACCAGTTCCTCTCCCCGCTGTCGAACGTGCGCGACGACCGGTGGGGCGGCTCGCTCGAGAACCGCGCGCGGCTCCTCCTCGAGATCGTGCGCGCCGTGCGCGCCGAGATCGGCGAGCAGATGCCGCTCTTCGTCCGCTTCTCGGCGACCGACTGGACCGACGGCGGCTGGGACGAGGCGCAGACCGCGATCGTCGCCGAGTGGGCTCGCGAAGCCGGAGCCGACTTCTTCGACATCTCGACCGGCGGGCTCGTGCTCGCGCAGATCCCCATCGGCCCCGGCTACCAGGTGCCGCACGCCGAGTACGTCGGCGAACGCGCCGACGTGCCCGTGTCGGCGGTCGGCCGCATCACGACGGCCGAGCAGGCCGAACGGCTCATCGCCTCGGGCGCGGCCGACGCGGTCATGCTCGGGAAGGCGCAGATGCGCGACCCGCATTTCGCGCTGCGCGCCGCCCACGAACTCGGCGCGGGCACGTCGATGTGGCCCGTGCAATACCTGCGGGCGCGCCCCGAGGTCAACGACGGCGAGTGGTAG
- a CDS encoding VOC family protein — translation MFERMMAMAVLPAADLDRAQAFWRDVFGFEPAHVDEGGAIYELGGVPVLVYESSFAGTAGSTAMSLVTDDLDRDMTALRTHGLVFLDYDFPGLQTVDGVADFGDGRSAWFTDSEGNIVALTQPSPQLQSLARKAMAAASNG, via the coding sequence ATGTTCGAACGGATGATGGCGATGGCGGTGCTTCCCGCCGCAGACCTCGATCGCGCGCAGGCGTTCTGGCGCGACGTGTTCGGGTTCGAGCCCGCCCACGTCGACGAAGGCGGGGCAATCTACGAGTTGGGCGGCGTGCCCGTGCTCGTCTACGAGTCCTCGTTCGCGGGCACCGCCGGGAGCACGGCGATGAGCCTCGTGACCGACGACCTCGACCGAGACATGACGGCGCTCCGCACGCACGGGCTCGTCTTCCTCGACTACGACTTCCCGGGCCTTCAGACCGTCGACGGCGTCGCCGACTTCGGCGACGGCCGCAGCGCGTGGTTCACCGACAGCGAGGGCAACATCGTCGCGCTCACGCAGCCGTCGCCGCAGTTGCAGTCGCTCGCGAGGAAGGCGATGGCCGCGGCGTCGAACGGATGA